Below is a window of Fervidobacterium pennivorans DSM 9078 DNA.
AGACGAAGCAACAAATCCATCGGGAAGTTTCAAAGATAGAAGGGCGGCAGTAAGTGTATATCATGCTCAAAAGCTCGGCTATAAAGGAGTTATAGCTGCCACAAGTGGTAACTACGGCGCTGCTGTTGCTTCTCAAGCTGCAAAAAGGGGTTTAAAGTGCATAATAGTCCAGGAATGTTACGACAGCCAATGGCGAGGTCAACCTGAGATTCTTGAAAAAGGACGTGCATGTGAAGCATACGGGGCAGAAGTTGTGCAACTGACGGTAGGACCAGAGCTATTCTACTACACGTTGGTATTACTTGAAGAAACGGGTTACTTCAATGCGTCGCTCTATTCTCCGTACGCGATAGCAGGCATTGAAACACTTGGGTATGAAATTGCTGAGCAAATGAAAGAATTGACCGGTAGATTTCCTGATGCCGTTGTTGTAACACATGCAGGTGGAGGGCTAATAACAGGGACTGCACGAGGGTTAAGAAAAGCCGGAGCAACGCAAACGAAGGTCATTGGTGCAAGTGTTGATTTGAGAGGTCTACATATGGCAAGTGACACGGACTTTAACAGGAAATACTTTACAACAGGTCACACGGGATTCGGCATACCGTTTGCAGTATTTCCAGATAGGTCCGATGTTCCAAAGAACGCAGCAAGACCTCTAAGATACATGGACAGATATGTGCTTGTGACCCAAGGAGAGGTTTTCTACGTTACGGAAATGCTCGCTCAACTTGAAGGATTGCAAAGAGGGCCTGCGGGCAACACATCACTCACAGCAGCGATAGCACTTGCCCTTGAGATGGATGAAGACCAAACTATAGTGGTTAACGAAACAGAATACACAGGTGCTGGTAAATTGCCGTCAGCTCAGCTCACATTTGCAAAGAAGATGGGTATGATTGTAAAACGTGGAGACCCAATAAAAGAAGATGTGCCCGGGAAGGTCATAGCAATTCCGGAACATCCTTCGCAAATTGGTGTTATCGAATATCCTGTTGAAGAGATGAAAAAGAGCTATTTGAAAGAACTTATCAAACGAGAAAATAGAAGTGAATTCACTGAAACTGAAATGAAATTCCTAGAAGAAGATTTAAGAGCAACAAGAGAAGAAATAATCAAGTGGATAGAAGAAGTCAAAAAGAGTTTATAGAAAAGAGCAAAGAGCTGAATGGGGAGGGAAACGGATGAAACCAAGACCGGATGATTTCGCAGAAAGGTCTAAACATCTTCAAAATATGACCGATGAAGAACTCAACGCTTACTTTTGGCATCTTGTCGAGAAAGTTGTTGACCCGCTTGTCGAACTTGCTAGAACACACACAAGTCCGTCTATTGAAAGGTCAGTTCTGTTGAGAATGGGATTCAATAGTCTGGAAGCTAAAAAGCTTGTAGACATGATTTTCGAAAGGGGACTCCTTGGAAAGGGTGCCGGTCACATCGTCTGGAGAATAGCGAAAGAACACAACATCGACTACATTGAAGCGGGAAGAAGAATGATAAATGGAGAATATTGGGACGATGTTGACAGGATATTCAAAGGGGTGAAGAAGAATGGATAAACTCGACCCAAAAGTTCCAATCGATGTTGAAGAAATATTAAAAGACCTCGATAAATACCGCCCAAGAAGAAGAGGCTGGACTTGGAGAAAGAAACTTCCTGAAGGAACAAAGGTTGATAGATACGAATATTACCAAATAAGTGAACCTTTGAAAAACAGCATTCCGTTGCCAGCTGCGCACTATTTCAACAACATTGACCCACAACCGGACGTTGTCATCACAAGTGAAATCGCTTCTGGAAGGTTCGAAGATGACATCAGAAGAATGCGCATGGCAGCCTGGCATGGTGCGGACCATATAATGGTTATTAGAACTCTTGGCCAATCACACTTTGACGGTCTTATCGAAGGAACACCGGAAGGTGTTGGTGGAATACCCATCACAAGAAAGCAGGTCAGAGCGACAAGAAAAGCGTTAGATTTGATAGAGGATGAAGTAGGAAGACCTATAAACTTCCATAGCTATGTCTCTGGTGTTGCAGGTCCCGAGATTGCAGTATTGTTTGCTGAAGAAGGAGTCAACGGTGCACACCAAGACCCACAGTACAATATTCTTTATAGAGGTGTTAACCCTGTTAGGTCTTTTGTTGACGCAGCGGTTGCTAAGAAGATAATGGCATGGGCAAACATGCTACAAATCGATGGTGCGCACAACGCAAATGCATCAGCAAAATTGGCATGGACCGTTATGCCTGAACTTCTTGTCCAACATGGTATCAACTGTATGTTCTCGGTAAAGGTTGGCATGCCAAAAGAAAACATCGCGCTATCAACTGTTCCTCCAGTGATTGCACCACTACCGGAGATGAGAATAGATTTACCATACGCTGTAGCGCTTAGAGAACTCTTTAAAGGTTTCAAATTCAGAGCTCAGATGAACACAAGATACATCGAATCAGACTTGTTTGATGCAACGAGGGTGCACGTTCTGAATGTCGTACTTTCAAGGTTGACAAGTGCAGACTTACAATCAACAATTACCCCGGACGAAGGAAGAAATGTGCCATGGCATATAAACTCCATCAGAGGAATCGAAACAGCAAAGCATACTCTCCTTGCAATGGATGGTATAAAGAAATACGTAAAGATTGACCAAGAAGCAATCAGAGAAAAAGTCAGAGAGCTGAAAATGAGAGCTATTCTCATGCTTGAAGAGATTCTTGAGATGGGCGGTTATTTCGAAGCACTCGAAGCTGGTATGTTTGTTGACAACGGATACTATCCGGAAAGGCTTGGTGATGGAATTGCACGAAAGAAAGACGGGGAAATTGCAGCTGGAACCGTTGTTCCAAGAGACCCAGATTACATGGCTCCAGTTTGTGAACACTTTGGATACAACAACCTGCCTGAAGGCATAGAAAAACCGTGTGACCTCATTGGTGGTTGCACATTCCACAAGCCAGAAAAGATACAGTTTATTGATGAACTCGACGAGACAGATAACGTGAACCTCAGATTACAGCGTATAAAAGACATGAAAGCAAGGAACGTTATCAAACCGGAAGTCGAATGGTATTCAGATGGCTGGATTCAGCTTGACATGACATTCGCATTGCCAGAAGAATATGCAGAGGCAGCAGCGCTTGCGGTTTGTGAGAAGCTCGGACTTGAGGACCCAACGATTATTGCAAAAACCGTGCTACATCCTGCTGAAGGCACGTATGTCGAAGTTAAAGCAAAAGTTCCTTTTGAAATAAAAATAGACGAACTCAAACTGCCGAAAAAACCAGAAACCCTGCCAGAAGAAGAGATATTCGAATATGTTGCCAAACGTCCAATTAAAGTGGTCGCTGCAACGGTTGGGGAAGACGAACATTCAGTTGGATTGAGAGAAATCCTTGATATTAAGCATGGCGGTATTGAAAAATACGGAATCAAATACGTATACCTTGGCACGAGTGTTCCACCTGAAAAACTTATCGATGCTGCAATCGAAACCGGCGCTGATGCAATCCTTGCATCCATGATAATCACGCATAACGATGTTCACATCAAGAACATGCGAAGGCTCAACGAACTTGCGATAGAAAAAGGAATCAGGGATAAAGTGCTAATCATTGTTGGTGGAACGCAGATAAACAACGATATGGCTGTAGAAAACGGTGTTGATGCTGGATTCGGAAGAGGCACAAAAGGTATCCATGTCGCTTCGTTTATTGTGAAGAAGCTCAAAGAAAGGGAAGGAAATTAAAAAATTAATGGAAACTCAAATCTATTCCAGGGGGGATTAGGATGTACGAAGCAACAGATTGGACGATTATACCACCTTTCAAAAACGAACCGTATGTTGATTTTTCCATTCCTGAGAATGAGCAAAGGATGAAAGAAGCACTCGAAAAAGTCTACAAAGATTTTGGTAAAGAGTATGACATCGTTATCGGGGGTAAGCCGTATAAAACAGAGAAAAAGATTAGGTCAATTAACCCAAGCAAACCAGACGAAGTTGTTGGTATTGTAAGCAGTGCAAATGAAGAACTGGCAGAAAAAGCACTTGAGGCAGCATGGGAAGCGTTTAAAACATGGAGCAGGACACCTGCACATGTAAGGGCAGAGTATTTGCTCAAAGCTGCAAAAAGAATTAGAGAACGAAAGTTAGAATTCGATGCGGTAATGGTATACGAAGTTGGAAAGAACTGGGTAGAAGCAGATGCAGATACGTCTGAAGCAATCGACTTTTTGGAATTTTAT
It encodes the following:
- the oraE gene encoding D-ornithine 4,5-aminomutase subunit OraE; the encoded protein is MDKLDPKVPIDVEEILKDLDKYRPRRRGWTWRKKLPEGTKVDRYEYYQISEPLKNSIPLPAAHYFNNIDPQPDVVITSEIASGRFEDDIRRMRMAAWHGADHIMVIRTLGQSHFDGLIEGTPEGVGGIPITRKQVRATRKALDLIEDEVGRPINFHSYVSGVAGPEIAVLFAEEGVNGAHQDPQYNILYRGVNPVRSFVDAAVAKKIMAWANMLQIDGAHNANASAKLAWTVMPELLVQHGINCMFSVKVGMPKENIALSTVPPVIAPLPEMRIDLPYAVALRELFKGFKFRAQMNTRYIESDLFDATRVHVLNVVLSRLTSADLQSTITPDEGRNVPWHINSIRGIETAKHTLLAMDGIKKYVKIDQEAIREKVRELKMRAILMLEEILEMGGYFEALEAGMFVDNGYYPERLGDGIARKKDGEIAAGTVVPRDPDYMAPVCEHFGYNNLPEGIEKPCDLIGGCTFHKPEKIQFIDELDETDNVNLRLQRIKDMKARNVIKPEVEWYSDGWIQLDMTFALPEEYAEAAALAVCEKLGLEDPTIIAKTVLHPAEGTYVEVKAKVPFEIKIDELKLPKKPETLPEEEIFEYVAKRPIKVVAATVGEDEHSVGLREILDIKHGGIEKYGIKYVYLGTSVPPEKLIDAAIETGADAILASMIITHNDVHIKNMRRLNELAIEKGIRDKVLIIVGGTQINNDMAVENGVDAGFGRGTKGIHVASFIVKKLKEREGN
- a CDS encoding ornithine aminomutase subunit alpha; the protein is MKPRPDDFAERSKHLQNMTDEELNAYFWHLVEKVVDPLVELARTHTSPSIERSVLLRMGFNSLEAKKLVDMIFERGLLGKGAGHIVWRIAKEHNIDYIEAGRRMINGEYWDDVDRIFKGVKKNG
- the ortB gene encoding 2-amino-4-oxopentanoate thiolase subunit OrtB produces the protein MNKDRSYAAVMARRAEIMRKAVGIDYEKFIIEGIAFDYEKMMEEVGYSLEEVRKIQAETCVGNTPLVELKNINKLIKKIAPKGKGARIFLKDEATNPSGSFKDRRAAVSVYHAQKLGYKGVIAATSGNYGAAVASQAAKRGLKCIIVQECYDSQWRGQPEILEKGRACEAYGAEVVQLTVGPELFYYTLVLLEETGYFNASLYSPYAIAGIETLGYEIAEQMKELTGRFPDAVVVTHAGGGLITGTARGLRKAGATQTKVIGASVDLRGLHMASDTDFNRKYFTTGHTGFGIPFAVFPDRSDVPKNAARPLRYMDRYVLVTQGEVFYVTEMLAQLEGLQRGPAGNTSLTAAIALALEMDEDQTIVVNETEYTGAGKLPSAQLTFAKKMGMIVKRGDPIKEDVPGKVIAIPEHPSQIGVIEYPVEEMKKSYLKELIKRENRSEFTETEMKFLEEDLRATREEIIKWIEEVKKSL